Proteins from a single region of Natrinema salifodinae:
- a CDS encoding DUF7345 domain-containing protein — protein MERPDTWQVIRIGITDTGDAEWTIESRFLVTNETEAEVFDEYATEVASGTRDSSLNPSLFARYASLASESTDREMTIENAGWDDGRIESLETDRQASIEGEAESDVRVGVISYSFTWTNFATVDGDRIRVSDGLQTDNGPLISTLTEGQRFVIEPPANYAFVDSPTGTENGALVWEGPHEFSEEGLEITIVRSANERPLFSRSGWLLVGFIGLTILVGIGSYLLARRHDDGLPIPSDRVPADAAESLGLSQWFGRGSTQDGPEPAPAAGNDGGESITDAGVPSSTSEGPGSRPASGTELEFEEDIDDAIDPELLSDEERVLRLLRRNNGRMKQASIVKETGWSNAKVSQLLSQMDEDGEIEKLRIGRENLITLPEVDPTALD, from the coding sequence CTGGAACGGCCCGACACCTGGCAGGTAATCCGGATCGGGATCACGGATACCGGAGACGCGGAATGGACGATCGAAAGCCGGTTTCTCGTGACTAACGAAACCGAGGCCGAAGTCTTCGACGAATACGCCACCGAGGTCGCTTCGGGAACACGGGATTCCTCGTTGAATCCGAGTCTATTCGCACGGTATGCGTCGCTCGCTTCCGAATCGACCGATCGCGAGATGACGATCGAGAACGCCGGCTGGGACGATGGACGGATCGAGTCGCTCGAGACTGATCGCCAGGCCTCGATCGAAGGCGAAGCTGAAAGTGATGTTCGCGTCGGCGTCATCTCCTATTCGTTTACGTGGACGAACTTCGCGACGGTCGACGGCGATCGAATTCGCGTCAGTGATGGTCTTCAGACGGATAATGGACCCTTAATCAGCACGCTGACGGAGGGCCAACGCTTCGTCATCGAACCGCCGGCTAACTACGCGTTCGTCGATTCGCCGACGGGAACCGAAAACGGTGCGCTCGTCTGGGAGGGGCCACACGAGTTTAGTGAAGAAGGCCTCGAGATCACGATCGTCCGAAGCGCCAATGAAAGGCCGCTGTTCTCGAGAAGTGGCTGGTTGCTCGTTGGCTTCATCGGACTCACGATCCTCGTCGGTATCGGCAGCTACCTCCTCGCGCGACGCCACGACGACGGTCTTCCGATCCCGTCCGATCGGGTACCAGCGGACGCCGCCGAGTCGCTCGGACTCTCCCAGTGGTTCGGCCGTGGGAGTACTCAGGACGGACCTGAGCCCGCCCCAGCTGCCGGAAACGATGGCGGCGAGTCGATCACCGATGCGGGTGTACCGTCGTCCACGTCGGAGGGCCCCGGGTCCAGACCCGCGTCAGGAACCGAACTCGAGTTCGAAGAGGATATCGACGACGCGATCGATCCCGAACTGCTGAGCGACGAGGAACGCGTCCTTCGGCTGCTCAGACGAAACAACGGACGAATGAAGCAGGCCTCCATCGTCAAGGAGACCGGCTGGTCGAACGCCAAAGTCTCGCAGTTGCTCTCCCAGATGGACGAGGACGGAGAGATCGAAAAGCTTCGGATCGGCCGCGAGAATCTGATTACGCTGCCGGAAGTCGACCCGACCGCGCTCGACTGA
- a CDS encoding radical SAM protein, with protein sequence MISKGCEQCAKGGKMVLFVYGYCDQRDCFYCPLGENRKNVTDVYANERLVESDEDVITEATRMDALGTSITGGEPQEALDRTCHYLELLKDEFGEDHHTHLYTGITGGRENMRRLSEAGLDEIRFHPPYEQWGDLHGTEWEDILYIAREEGLTPAFEIPGIRAEEEFLEFLDEGAAEFCNVNEFEMSQGNYRRMQEQGFELKDDHMSAVDGSREDILEAMGDHEKVYFCTSVFKDAAQHRRRLKRMARNVRREFDDVTDDGTLVYGKTYAEAERFEALGVPEEFYTVKTNHVEVAWWLLEEMIEEGDLEEGEIVEQYPTYDGQVVERTPLA encoded by the coding sequence ATGATCTCGAAGGGCTGTGAGCAGTGCGCGAAAGGCGGCAAAATGGTGCTGTTCGTCTACGGGTATTGCGATCAGCGCGACTGCTTCTACTGCCCACTCGGCGAGAACCGCAAGAACGTCACCGACGTGTACGCTAACGAACGGCTCGTCGAGAGCGACGAAGACGTCATCACGGAAGCCACCCGGATGGACGCACTCGGCACCTCGATCACCGGCGGCGAGCCCCAGGAGGCCCTCGACCGGACCTGCCACTACCTCGAACTCCTGAAAGACGAATTCGGCGAGGACCACCACACTCACCTCTACACCGGCATCACAGGCGGTCGGGAGAACATGCGCCGGCTCTCGGAGGCCGGTCTCGACGAGATTCGCTTCCACCCGCCGTACGAGCAGTGGGGTGACCTCCACGGCACCGAATGGGAGGACATCCTCTACATCGCTCGCGAAGAAGGCCTCACACCCGCCTTCGAAATCCCCGGTATCCGCGCCGAGGAGGAGTTCCTCGAGTTCTTGGACGAGGGCGCCGCCGAGTTCTGCAACGTCAACGAGTTCGAGATGTCCCAAGGCAACTACCGCCGGATGCAGGAACAGGGCTTCGAACTCAAGGACGACCACATGAGCGCTGTCGACGGCTCCCGCGAGGATATCCTCGAAGCGATGGGCGACCACGAAAAGGTCTACTTCTGTACGTCCGTCTTCAAGGACGCCGCCCAGCACCGCCGCCGCCTGAAACGCATGGCCCGGAACGTCCGCCGCGAGTTCGACGACGTCACCGACGATGGCACCCTCGTCTACGGGAAAACGTACGCCGAGGCCGAACGCTTCGAGGCGCTCGGCGTCCCCGAGGAGTTCTACACCGTCAAAACGAACCACGTCGAGGTCGCCTGGTGGCTCCTCGAGGAAATGATCGAAGAGGGCGACCTCGAGGAGGGTGAGATCGTCGAACAGTATCCGACCTACGACGGCCAGGTCGTCGAGCGGACGCCGCTGGCCTGA
- a CDS encoding DUF373 family protein — MLLVLCVDLDDDLGRKTGFMTPVIGREPVEEAAVALATADPEDSDVNVIFQGLHVYDDLADRDESVEVAVVTGNDQGDVSANREVGDEVDTVLASLSTAEDVTALVVTDGAQDESVIPIIRSRVPIDGVRRVVVRQAQNLESMYYTIKQVLDDPETRGTLLIPLGILLLIYPLALIGTLLELPGFVLGTTSALLGLYLISRGLGLGDRLDAAVERARRSLYAGRTTLLAYVVAAALFALGCVNGFDTLEAVRESAVGDAELPVLLAAFVNGSVHWIAAAGVTTSLGQITDEYIAGTLEWRYLNAPFYVLSIAIVLHAVSAFFLDRVEITYFAAALTAGTLLGIVSTLTFAVAESRFSDTDDAGDSGARKADRA; from the coding sequence ATGCTGTTGGTTCTGTGCGTCGACCTCGACGACGACCTCGGCCGCAAGACCGGATTTATGACGCCGGTCATCGGTCGCGAGCCCGTCGAGGAGGCGGCCGTCGCCCTCGCGACCGCGGATCCGGAGGACTCGGACGTCAACGTCATCTTTCAGGGGTTGCACGTTTACGACGACCTGGCCGACCGCGACGAGAGCGTCGAGGTCGCGGTCGTCACCGGCAACGATCAGGGCGACGTCAGCGCCAACCGCGAAGTCGGCGACGAGGTCGATACCGTTCTCGCGAGCCTCTCCACCGCCGAAGACGTCACCGCACTCGTGGTCACCGACGGCGCGCAAGACGAGTCCGTCATCCCGATCATCCGCTCGCGCGTCCCGATCGACGGCGTCCGCCGAGTCGTCGTCCGCCAGGCCCAGAACCTCGAGTCGATGTACTACACGATCAAGCAGGTGTTAGACGACCCCGAGACGCGCGGAACGCTCCTCATTCCGCTGGGAATCCTCCTGTTGATCTATCCGCTCGCGCTGATCGGAACGCTACTCGAGCTTCCGGGATTCGTTCTGGGGACGACGTCGGCCCTGCTCGGTCTCTATCTCATCTCGCGGGGCCTGGGACTGGGCGACCGACTCGACGCGGCGGTCGAACGTGCCCGTCGGTCGCTGTACGCCGGTCGGACGACGCTGCTGGCGTACGTCGTCGCGGCCGCGCTGTTCGCGCTGGGCTGTGTCAACGGATTCGACACGCTCGAGGCGGTCCGGGAGTCGGCCGTCGGCGACGCCGAACTCCCGGTTCTGCTCGCCGCCTTCGTGAACGGGTCGGTCCACTGGATCGCCGCTGCGGGGGTTACCACCAGTCTCGGCCAGATCACCGACGAGTACATCGCCGGCACGCTGGAGTGGCGCTACCTCAACGCGCCGTTCTACGTGCTCTCGATCGCGATCGTCCTCCACGCCGTGAGCGCGTTCTTCCTCGACCGAGTGGAGATCACGTACTTCGCGGCGGCCCTGACGGCGGGCACGCTGCTCGGGATCGTGAGCACGCTGACCTTCGCCGTCGCGGAGTCGCGCTTCTCGGATACCGACGACGCCGGTGACTCCGGCGCGCGCAAAGCGGACCGCGCCTGA
- a CDS encoding DUF7096 domain-containing protein has translation MNNATPALLAFLLVLSLPAMPVVAASPDGGNSRESDMSLQRSPAVQTAPTEIENTTNRLRLTGDVTSEYKSYSPDLGVALASADDELRIDQEQYTIVDDEFETATTEEREILIQTAYERLMDRADTLEQREREAVADHASGDRSTDELLQTLLRNHNEAAKLSETLEELDARAAHVPGYSLTTKRADEKIFDVHRTPVRKNLEQVSETAADDSHDVVVSTSQNGYSLSMMEGSRYIIETTRFDNRNKTAPNQFEDREAYDRTLELYPWTDEHGNPHFQDNSPDHYWTEISHDHGRLEVYLDGGAGDIYREVQELSSPSLPSNDHGPWSNNSVNMTVNKTLPNGPIKVTTTDVETDEPETATITIDGFELGETDEDGTIWVNRPVGTHELKAETANGTVEAIITE, from the coding sequence ATGAATAACGCGACGCCCGCCCTCCTCGCGTTCCTTCTCGTCCTCTCGCTGCCCGCGATGCCCGTCGTCGCGGCAAGCCCTGACGGTGGGAACAGCCGCGAATCCGACATGTCCCTGCAGCGATCTCCGGCGGTACAAACGGCACCGACTGAAATTGAAAATACAACGAACCGCCTCAGACTTACCGGGGACGTTACAAGTGAGTACAAGAGTTACAGCCCGGACCTTGGAGTCGCCCTCGCCAGTGCCGACGACGAACTTCGGATCGACCAGGAGCAGTACACCATCGTCGACGACGAATTTGAGACTGCGACCACCGAGGAACGGGAGATCCTTATCCAGACTGCATACGAGCGGCTCATGGACCGGGCCGATACCCTCGAACAACGCGAACGCGAAGCGGTAGCTGACCACGCGTCCGGTGACCGCTCGACCGACGAATTGCTACAGACGCTCTTGCGGAACCACAATGAGGCGGCAAAGCTCTCCGAGACGCTCGAGGAGTTAGATGCACGCGCTGCTCACGTGCCGGGTTATTCGCTCACCACGAAACGCGCCGACGAGAAAATTTTCGATGTACACCGGACCCCGGTCCGAAAGAACCTCGAACAGGTATCCGAGACTGCAGCCGATGATTCTCACGATGTAGTCGTCTCGACGTCGCAGAACGGGTACAGCCTCTCAATGATGGAGGGAAGTCGGTACATCATCGAGACGACAAGGTTCGATAACCGAAATAAGACGGCACCCAACCAGTTTGAAGATCGCGAAGCGTACGACCGTACGTTGGAACTGTATCCGTGGACTGACGAGCACGGCAATCCGCACTTCCAGGACAACAGCCCCGACCATTATTGGACCGAAATCAGTCACGATCACGGACGACTCGAAGTCTACCTCGACGGTGGCGCCGGAGATATCTACCGCGAGGTGCAAGAACTCTCTTCGCCCTCGCTTCCTTCGAACGACCACGGACCCTGGTCCAATAACAGTGTGAATATGACTGTAAACAAAACACTGCCAAACGGACCGATCAAAGTCACCACCACCGATGTAGAAACGGACGAGCCAGAGACGGCAACGATCACGATCGATGGCTTCGAACTCGGCGAAACCGATGAGGATGGAACGATCTGGGTGAACCGGCCAGTCGGCACGCACGAACTTAAAGCGGAGACGGCGAATGGGACCGTCGAGGCGATAATAACGGAGTAG
- a CDS encoding type IV pilin produces MNAGSTHCRHQPRLTPRAVTPTIGVVILLALTVCLAAVVAVGVGAWSLDEPGPRATFELAADSDRSAITIDHVAGDDVDVETLSVTIAIDGTTVAEQPPVPFVGAKGFDGAPKGPFNGKTESKWTAGERAGVTLATTNEPDLTAGDSVTVTLAVEGRRIAELETVAT; encoded by the coding sequence GTGAACGCAGGGTCGACCCACTGTAGACACCAGCCACGTCTAACTCCGCGCGCCGTCACTCCGACCATCGGCGTCGTTATTCTCCTCGCACTCACCGTCTGCCTGGCCGCCGTCGTCGCGGTCGGCGTCGGCGCCTGGTCGCTCGACGAACCCGGACCGAGGGCAACCTTTGAACTCGCGGCCGACAGCGATCGGTCGGCGATCACGATCGACCACGTCGCCGGAGACGACGTCGACGTCGAGACGCTGTCGGTGACGATCGCGATCGACGGAACGACGGTAGCCGAACAGCCGCCAGTGCCGTTCGTCGGTGCGAAGGGATTCGACGGCGCACCGAAAGGGCCGTTCAACGGCAAAACGGAGTCAAAATGGACTGCGGGAGAGCGGGCCGGCGTGACTCTCGCCACGACGAACGAGCCGGACCTGACCGCGGGTGATTCGGTTACCGTCACGCTCGCCGTCGAGGGACGGCGGATTGCCGAACTCGAGACGGTGGCGACCTGA